Proteins from a genomic interval of Treponema succinifaciens DSM 2489:
- a CDS encoding DUF975 family protein, with translation MFERINYKNQAREQLKGKLKTPIIAFVVTMAITAMAAGLPQENLDGTTGLISFLLISFINSVSSFAFLRIFIQIYNTKTKAEFSDFINSFSHFVKAFLGFLWFYLWVGLWSLLFFFPGIVKAFSYSQMFFVLAENPKISVSKAMNISKVLTRNHKGDLFLMSLSFLGWEFLSMLTLFILQIWIKPYEAMSFTNAYYALKEEAFRTGSLTPADFES, from the coding sequence ATGTTTGAACGAATTAATTACAAAAATCAGGCACGCGAGCAGCTAAAAGGAAAATTAAAAACTCCAATAATTGCGTTTGTTGTAACAATGGCAATCACTGCAATGGCGGCAGGACTTCCGCAGGAAAATCTGGACGGAACAACTGGGCTTATTTCATTTTTGCTAATCAGTTTTATAAACAGCGTTTCATCTTTTGCATTTTTAAGAATTTTTATTCAGATTTACAACACAAAAACCAAGGCTGAATTTTCAGATTTTATAAACAGTTTTTCACATTTTGTAAAAGCTTTTCTCGGATTTCTTTGGTTTTATTTGTGGGTCGGACTTTGGAGCTTGCTTTTCTTTTTCCCGGGAATTGTAAAAGCATTTTCGTACTCGCAGATGTTTTTTGTTCTGGCGGAAAATCCAAAAATTTCAGTTTCAAAAGCCATGAATATAAGTAAAGTTCTTACGCGAAACCACAAAGGCGATTTGTTTCTTATGTCGCTAAGTTTTTTGGGCTGGGAATTTCTTTCGATGCTCACACTTTTCATTCTCCAGATTTGGATCAAACCTTACGAAGCAATGTCATTTACAAACGCATATTACGCACTAAAAGAAGAAGCGTTCAGGACAGGCTCGCTTACACCGGCGGACTTTGAATCGTAA
- a CDS encoding extracellular solute-binding protein, with product MKKRVCSIISAFIAVASVSFFSCKEENEVYLYNWTYYTPDEVLRDFEKEFNCTVKVDSYASNEEMYAKLRAGAKGYDIVVPSQDYCSIMIKQGMFRELDQSKMTNKSHINPLVFEKADYDPQMKYCVPYYLGAAGIAVNKTKVSTDYEKTWNIFADKQFAGHATMMDDMREVIGDALTTLGYSINTVNQNELKEASDYIIKNWKPNLVKFDAEGFGKSFASGDFWLCQGYAEVVFGEVPEDKWEETIDFFIPAEGGPSYLDSMCILKDAPHYDLANEFVNYIHRPEVYAKFLDAFHFPCFVNKDAAQYMTTKTMYEADQMSNCVLKEDLGEDLDKYNELWQEIRFTE from the coding sequence ATGAAAAAAAGAGTTTGTTCAATTATTTCAGCTTTTATTGCAGTTGCCTCTGTTTCATTTTTTTCATGCAAAGAAGAAAATGAAGTCTACCTTTACAACTGGACTTACTACACACCAGATGAAGTTTTGCGCGACTTTGAAAAAGAATTCAACTGCACTGTAAAAGTAGACAGCTACGCTTCAAATGAAGAAATGTATGCAAAATTAAGAGCCGGAGCAAAAGGATACGACATAGTTGTTCCATCCCAGGATTACTGCTCAATTATGATTAAGCAGGGAATGTTCCGAGAGCTTGACCAGAGCAAGATGACAAACAAAAGCCATATAAATCCGCTTGTATTTGAAAAGGCAGATTACGATCCGCAAATGAAATATTGCGTTCCATATTATCTTGGAGCCGCCGGAATCGCCGTGAACAAGACAAAAGTTTCCACGGATTATGAAAAAACTTGGAACATTTTTGCAGATAAGCAGTTTGCAGGGCACGCCACAATGATGGACGATATGCGCGAAGTTATCGGGGATGCTCTTACAACTCTTGGCTACAGCATAAATACAGTTAACCAGAACGAACTGAAAGAAGCTTCGGACTACATAATAAAAAACTGGAAGCCAAACCTCGTAAAGTTCGACGCTGAAGGATTCGGAAAGTCATTTGCATCCGGCGATTTCTGGCTTTGTCAAGGATATGCGGAAGTTGTATTTGGTGAAGTCCCAGAAGACAAATGGGAAGAAACAATCGACTTCTTTATTCCAGCGGAAGGCGGACCTTCTTACCTTGACAGCATGTGCATCTTGAAAGACGCGCCTCACTACGATCTTGCCAATGAATTTGTAAACTATATTCATCGCCCTGAAGTATATGCTAAATTCCTTGACGCATTCCACTTTCCTTGCTTTGTGAATAAAGATGCCGCCCAGTACATGACAACAAAAACAATGTATGAGGCAGACCAAATGTCAAACTGCGTTCTAAAGGAAGACCTTGGCGAAGACTTGGACAAATACAACGAGCTTTGGCAGGAAATAAGATTCACTGAATAA
- the rbr gene encoding rubrerythrin, translating to MELKGSKTEENLKTAFAGESQARNKYTFFASKARKDGFVQIAKIFEETAENEKEHAKLWYKYLNDGIKSTAENLKDAAEGENYEWTDMYSSFAKTAREEGFIDIAQKFEGVAAIEKTHEERYRKLLDNVTNECVFSKDGDVIWQCSNCGHICVGKKAPDICPVCAHPQSYFEVKPENY from the coding sequence ATGGAATTGAAAGGTTCAAAAACAGAAGAAAATCTTAAGACGGCTTTTGCAGGTGAATCTCAGGCCCGCAACAAGTATACATTTTTCGCAAGCAAGGCCCGCAAAGACGGATTTGTGCAGATTGCAAAAATTTTCGAGGAAACTGCTGAAAATGAAAAGGAGCACGCAAAGCTTTGGTACAAATATCTTAACGACGGAATAAAAAGCACCGCAGAAAATTTAAAGGATGCTGCGGAAGGTGAAAATTACGAGTGGACAGATATGTATTCTTCGTTTGCCAAGACAGCGCGTGAAGAAGGATTTATCGATATTGCCCAGAAATTTGAAGGTGTCGCCGCGATTGAGAAAACACATGAAGAGCGTTACCGCAAGCTTTTGGATAACGTTACAAATGAGTGTGTTTTCAGCAAGGACGGAGACGTTATCTGGCAATGCTCAAACTGCGGACATATCTGCGTAGGAAAAAAAGCGCCGGATATTTGTCCAGTTTGCGCTCATCCTCAAAGCTATTTTGAAGTAAAACCTGAAAATTACTAG
- the aroA gene encoding 3-phosphoshikimate 1-carboxyvinyltransferase codes for MKIIAKKTSLNGHIQVPGSKSHTIRALLLASLAEGTSYIRNPLPSADCLSASRAVPLMGAKIELEKDSVKIGQTWTVQGAGSKIHLPSNIVDVGNSGSLLYFMSPIAATFEGWSVFTGDESIRKRPVSHVVDALRQLGAQAFTAEEKSGTCPMLIKGPINASNTVKTGGELSQYVSGMMMAACRLNGTLKIELSNPKETPYLYMTQKWLESCGVKVRMSEDFKHIEVDGPVKIKAFDKAIPSDWEAVAFPLIAALITDSELVINNVDLSGTQGDEAIVEVLKSLGADIELDKQICSLKVHGGTKASNGTGRLSTELLKNKELHVNLSGFPDAVCALAAVSCFVEGTVFIEDIGVCRRKETDRIKVLKSELEKLGAQVEEGEDFLVIKGHSPVLADGKPNPEFVLHGAEVESYFDHRVAMSLACLGLGLKEGQEIKVKDAECCSVSFPEFFEAMNKIGAGFTKA; via the coding sequence ATGAAAATCATTGCTAAAAAAACAAGCCTCAATGGGCACATTCAAGTTCCAGGCTCTAAGTCGCATACAATCAGAGCACTTTTACTTGCATCCCTTGCAGAAGGAACTTCATATATACGAAATCCACTTCCAAGCGCAGACTGTCTTAGCGCAAGCCGCGCAGTTCCGCTTATGGGCGCAAAAATAGAACTGGAAAAAGACTCTGTAAAAATCGGACAAACCTGGACAGTTCAAGGAGCAGGAAGCAAAATCCACTTGCCAAGCAATATTGTTGACGTAGGAAATTCCGGCTCGCTGCTTTACTTTATGTCGCCAATCGCAGCCACATTTGAAGGCTGGAGCGTGTTCACTGGGGACGAAAGCATAAGAAAACGCCCCGTAAGCCACGTTGTAGACGCATTAAGACAACTTGGAGCGCAGGCATTCACTGCGGAAGAAAAAAGCGGAACTTGCCCGATGCTCATAAAAGGTCCTATAAATGCAAGCAACACAGTAAAAACAGGCGGCGAGCTTAGCCAGTATGTTTCCGGAATGATGATGGCGGCTTGCAGGCTGAACGGAACTCTCAAAATCGAACTTTCAAATCCAAAGGAAACACCATACCTTTACATGACACAAAAGTGGCTTGAAAGCTGCGGAGTAAAAGTCAGAATGTCAGAGGACTTTAAGCACATCGAAGTTGACGGTCCTGTAAAAATCAAGGCATTCGACAAAGCAATTCCAAGCGACTGGGAAGCTGTGGCATTTCCGCTGATTGCAGCCTTAATCACAGACAGCGAGCTTGTAATTAACAACGTGGACTTAAGCGGAACACAGGGCGATGAAGCAATAGTCGAAGTTCTAAAATCCCTTGGAGCAGACATTGAGCTTGACAAACAAATCTGCTCGCTCAAAGTGCACGGCGGAACAAAAGCAAGCAACGGAACAGGAAGACTTTCCACGGAACTTCTAAAAAACAAGGAGCTTCACGTAAATCTTTCTGGATTTCCTGACGCAGTTTGTGCTCTTGCCGCAGTTTCGTGCTTTGTGGAAGGAACTGTTTTTATTGAAGACATTGGCGTTTGCCGCAGAAAGGAAACAGACCGCATAAAAGTTCTAAAAAGCGAGCTTGAAAAACTGGGCGCGCAAGTAGAAGAAGGCGAAGATTTTCTGGTTATCAAGGGACATTCTCCAGTTCTTGCTGACGGAAAGCCAAACCCGGAATTTGTCCTGCACGGCGCGGAAGTTGAAAGCTACTTTGACCACAGAGTTGCAATGAGCCTTGCCTGCCTAGGACTTGGATTAAAAGAAGGTCAAGAAATAAAAGTAAAAGACGCAGAATGTTGCTCTGTAAGCTTTCCTGAATTCTTTGAAGCCATGAACAAAATAGGAGCCGGATTTACAAAAGCCTAA
- a CDS encoding ABC transporter permease encodes MKNPILLLNKKYKSIPKSESNRHAKRQWKKRNPRFSLSNTVLCLSILFLFLPLFVIVFFSFNESKDTTFTNFSFIWYQKLIFSSKPLWHALLNSFIVALTSAITATVLGTLAAIGISWYKFFGKSYIQSISFLPMVLPEVIMGISLLIFFSGIKLSLGLFTIFIAHTTFCLPFVYLMVSARIDEFDYSIIEASHDLGANEFQTLTKVIVPAIMPGIISGFMMSITMSLEDYVITALVSGPGSTTLPLYVYSLIRFGVSPVINSLSFVLILIICIIAILLRSRLKTFAASR; translated from the coding sequence ATGAAAAATCCGATTTTATTACTGAACAAAAAATACAAGTCGATTCCCAAAAGCGAGTCAAACAGGCACGCAAAACGCCAATGGAAAAAACGCAATCCTAGATTCAGTCTGTCAAATACAGTGCTGTGCCTTTCGATTTTATTTTTGTTTTTACCGCTGTTTGTAATTGTGTTTTTCTCATTCAACGAGTCAAAAGACACAACTTTTACAAATTTCTCGTTCATCTGGTACCAAAAGCTCATATTCAGCTCAAAACCTTTATGGCACGCGCTTTTGAACAGTTTTATTGTAGCCTTAACTTCCGCAATTACAGCAACTGTGCTTGGAACTTTGGCGGCAATCGGAATCAGCTGGTACAAGTTCTTCGGAAAATCCTACATTCAGTCAATCAGCTTTTTACCGATGGTTCTACCGGAAGTTATCATGGGAATTTCGCTCCTGATTTTTTTTAGCGGAATAAAACTTTCGCTCGGACTTTTTACAATTTTTATTGCGCACACAACATTCTGTCTTCCGTTCGTTTATCTTATGGTAAGCGCGAGAATCGACGAATTTGACTATTCAATTATAGAAGCAAGCCACGACTTGGGTGCAAACGAATTTCAGACGCTTACAAAAGTAATTGTTCCCGCAATCATGCCTGGAATTATTTCAGGCTTTATGATGAGCATAACAATGTCACTTGAAGATTACGTTATAACAGCTCTTGTTTCAGGGCCGGGAAGCACTACACTTCCGCTTTACGTTTATTCGCTTATAAGATTCGGTGTAAGTCCTGTAATCAATTCGCTTTCGTTTGTGCTGATTCTTATAATCTGCATCATTGCAATTCTGCTTAGAAGCCGCCTTAAAACATTTGCGGCATCAAGATAA
- a CDS encoding branched-chain amino acid transporter permease, translating to MKESYSLMMALVAVFVSGAVIYGTRLLPFVAFSRKNPPAIIRFIEKYTPSLIMAVLVVYCFKDTSFLSSPFGIPHLAASVATVVIHLLFKNSMVSIFSSTIIFMVLSRIM from the coding sequence ATGAAAGAGTCTTATAGCCTTATGATGGCTTTGGTAGCTGTTTTTGTTTCCGGGGCAGTTATTTATGGAACGCGCTTGCTTCCTTTTGTTGCCTTCAGCAGAAAAAATCCGCCTGCGATAATCCGCTTTATTGAGAAATACACGCCGTCTTTAATTATGGCGGTTTTGGTCGTTTATTGCTTCAAGGACACAAGTTTTTTGAGTTCTCCTTTTGGAATTCCTCATTTGGCTGCTTCTGTGGCAACTGTTGTCATTCACCTTTTATTTAAAAATTCTATGGTAAGCATTTTTTCAAGCACTATTATTTTCATGGTTTTGTCCAGAATTATGTAA
- a CDS encoding regulatory protein RecX: protein MYEITPSVGSAFFLRASYLSLLTEEKLFAGAEFSDEEASDLLNAAIVYGAEFAAMTYLARAEHCRAGLERKLLKKGIEKSAVEKALDYLELCGNLSDERFAGAWLRSRSIDHAEGRIRLAAELASRGVDRIASKKALDEFFSEKDELEICRRAYKKCLLFKKDLDKIKASLVQKGFTLKQVGIVISEENSYL, encoded by the coding sequence GTGTACGAAATTACACCTTCTGTTGGGTCTGCATTTTTTTTGCGTGCGTCTTACCTTTCTCTTTTGACTGAGGAAAAGCTTTTTGCCGGAGCGGAATTTTCGGATGAAGAAGCTTCGGATTTGCTAAATGCGGCGATTGTTTATGGCGCTGAATTTGCCGCAATGACATATCTTGCGCGCGCTGAGCATTGCCGTGCCGGACTTGAGCGAAAGCTTTTAAAAAAGGGAATTGAAAAATCCGCTGTAGAAAAAGCCTTGGATTATCTTGAGCTGTGTGGAAATTTAAGCGATGAAAGATTTGCCGGTGCTTGGCTAAGAAGCCGTTCAATCGACCATGCTGAAGGAAGAATCCGGCTTGCGGCCGAACTTGCATCCAGAGGCGTTGACCGCATAGCTTCAAAAAAAGCCCTTGATGAATTTTTTTCAGAAAAAGATGAACTTGAGATTTGCCGGCGTGCTTATAAAAAGTGCCTATTGTTCAAAAAAGACTTGGACAAAATAAAAGCCTCTCTTGTTCAGAAAGGCTTTACGCTAAAGCAAGTTGGAATTGTTATTTCAGAGGAAAATTCCTACTTGTAA
- the rpsI gene encoding 30S ribosomal protein S9 — protein sequence MIKNLAIGTGRRKTATARVFMREGSGKIVVNGKDIKDYFATESQARLVIQPLLVTSNVNKFDILINVCGGGLNGQAAACLHGVSRALTQVDPDARPSLKANGYLTRDSRMVERKKYGQRGARRRFQFSKR from the coding sequence GTGATTAAGAATTTAGCTATCGGTACAGGAAGAAGAAAAACTGCAACTGCTCGTGTTTTTATGCGCGAAGGTTCAGGAAAAATTGTTGTTAACGGAAAGGATATAAAAGACTATTTTGCAACAGAATCACAGGCTCGTCTTGTAATTCAGCCGCTTTTGGTTACATCAAATGTAAACAAGTTTGATATTCTTATCAACGTTTGCGGTGGCGGACTTAATGGTCAGGCTGCAGCTTGCTTGCATGGAGTTTCCCGTGCTTTGACTCAGGTAGATCCAGACGCACGTCCTTCTCTTAAGGCAAACGGATATCTTACACGCGACTCTCGTATGGTTGAGCGTAAGAAGTATGGTCAGCGTGGTGCTCGCCGCAGATTCCAGTTCAGCAAACGCTAA
- a CDS encoding ABC transporter ATP-binding protein — MNGSTVSINSVSKHFGSFHALDDISITIKQGEFFSLLGPSGCGKTTLLRIIAGFEFPDEGAVLFDDKNVVPLPPNKRQSNTVFQSYALFPHLSVYENVAFPLRLKKTDKKTIDEKVKEYLHLVQLDQHMYKKPNQLSGGQRQRVAIARALINEPKVLLLDEPLSALDAKLRANLLVDLDALHDKIGITFIYVTHDQSEALAVSDRIAVMNQGKVLQVGTPFEIYESPATQFVAQFIGETNLFESTVVSCEPHKNSKGEDEFNVTLNTPVLGLQAKLKGETQAMREEDKNILVTDYDHTDPGQKVCFTIRPEKIRITLEEPNVGGRKDINVFKGIVEEPVYTGFQSKFYVRLENGAIIKVFKQHTNYLDDGPEIAWKDEVFVSWSADDGYIVEDINT; from the coding sequence GTGAACGGAAGTACAGTTTCTATTAACAGCGTGTCCAAGCATTTTGGCTCGTTCCATGCGCTTGACGACATCAGCATTACAATTAAGCAGGGTGAATTTTTTTCTCTGCTTGGACCGTCCGGCTGTGGAAAGACAACACTTCTCCGCATTATCGCAGGATTTGAATTTCCTGATGAAGGCGCAGTTCTTTTTGATGACAAGAATGTTGTGCCTCTTCCGCCTAACAAACGCCAGAGCAATACAGTTTTCCAGAGCTACGCGCTTTTTCCGCACCTTTCAGTTTATGAGAATGTCGCATTTCCGCTTCGCTTAAAAAAGACTGACAAAAAAACAATCGACGAAAAAGTAAAGGAATATCTGCATCTTGTTCAGCTTGACCAGCACATGTATAAAAAACCAAACCAGCTTTCTGGCGGACAAAGACAGCGTGTGGCAATTGCAAGGGCGCTCATAAACGAGCCGAAGGTTTTGCTTCTTGACGAGCCACTTTCAGCCCTTGATGCAAAACTGCGCGCAAATCTTTTGGTTGACCTTGACGCATTGCACGACAAAATCGGAATCACATTTATTTACGTTACCCACGACCAAAGCGAAGCGCTTGCCGTAAGCGACAGAATCGCTGTAATGAACCAAGGAAAAGTTCTTCAAGTTGGAACTCCATTTGAAATTTACGAAAGCCCGGCGACACAATTTGTAGCGCAATTCATAGGAGAAACAAACCTTTTTGAAAGCACAGTTGTTTCCTGCGAGCCGCACAAGAATTCAAAGGGAGAAGACGAATTCAATGTAACGCTGAATACTCCGGTTCTTGGACTTCAGGCTAAGCTCAAGGGCGAAACTCAGGCGATGCGCGAAGAAGACAAAAATATTCTTGTTACAGACTACGACCACACAGATCCGGGACAGAAAGTCTGCTTTACAATCCGACCGGAAAAAATCCGCATAACGCTTGAAGAGCCGAACGTAGGCGGAAGAAAAGACATCAATGTTTTTAAAGGAATTGTAGAAGAGCCAGTTTACACAGGATTTCAGTCTAAATTCTATGTGCGCCTTGAAAACGGAGCAATCATAAAAGTATTTAAGCAGCACACAAACTATCTTGATGACGGTCCGGAAATCGCCTGGAAAGATGAGGTTTTTGTTTCATGGTCAGCAGACGATGGCTACATTGTTGAGGACATAAACACATGA
- a CDS encoding AzlC family ABC transporter permease, with protein sequence MNRYVFAHALKITAPVFFGYIAIGIGFGMLLANAGYPWWLAVLSGVVMYTGSGQYFIVGQLASGASFAEIILVQFLLSIRHVFYGLSLISKYKNAGGKKPYLIFAITDETFALVQGIEVPPRVNKISFYAVVSALDQSYWCLGSLIGAVAYTVMNRYGLGKFLTGVDFALTSLFIVLLIEQLKSSKDCVPALAGGLAAVFSVVLYKTGVFGSSNIIWFSICAALGVMLLARGPSFFAKEKILSNSKSEKLA encoded by the coding sequence ATGAACCGCTATGTTTTTGCCCATGCTCTGAAAATAACTGCGCCTGTGTTTTTTGGATATATTGCGATTGGAATTGGATTCGGAATGCTGCTTGCGAATGCAGGCTATCCTTGGTGGCTTGCAGTTCTTTCAGGGGTTGTCATGTATACTGGTTCTGGACAATATTTTATAGTCGGTCAGCTTGCTTCCGGAGCTTCTTTTGCTGAAATAATTCTTGTTCAGTTTTTGCTTAGCATCCGCCATGTTTTCTACGGACTTTCGCTTATTTCAAAATATAAAAATGCCGGCGGAAAAAAGCCTTATCTTATTTTTGCAATTACGGACGAAACTTTTGCGCTTGTTCAGGGAATTGAAGTTCCGCCCCGTGTGAATAAAATTTCTTTTTATGCGGTTGTTTCCGCGCTGGACCAAAGCTACTGGTGCTTGGGAAGTCTTATTGGCGCTGTGGCTTACACCGTTATGAATCGCTACGGACTTGGAAAATTTTTAACCGGAGTTGATTTTGCGCTCACTTCGCTTTTTATAGTTCTTTTGATTGAGCAGCTAAAATCTTCAAAGGATTGTGTGCCTGCGTTGGCTGGTGGACTTGCCGCTGTGTTTTCTGTTGTGCTTTATAAAACCGGAGTTTTTGGCTCGTCAAATATAATCTGGTTTTCAATTTGCGCGGCTCTTGGAGTTATGCTTTTGGCAAGAGGTCCGTCATTTTTTGCAAAAGAGAAAATTCTTTCAAATTCTAAATCGGAGAAATTGGCATGA
- the rplM gene encoding 50S ribosomal protein L13 yields the protein MKTYFAKNEDVKNDWYVIDASGKTLGRVAAKAASVLRGKHKASYTPNSMCGDFVVIVNAEKIQVTGKKADNMLYRHYTGYVRGLRSYSFNTLIEKHPTEPLKRTIWGMLPHNRLGRKIIGNLKIYEGPEHPHAAQNPKPLEV from the coding sequence ATGAAAACTTATTTTGCTAAAAATGAAGATGTAAAAAATGACTGGTATGTCATTGATGCATCTGGAAAAACTTTGGGACGTGTAGCTGCAAAAGCTGCTTCTGTTCTCCGTGGAAAGCACAAAGCTTCTTATACACCGAACTCTATGTGTGGTGATTTTGTTGTAATCGTTAATGCTGAAAAAATTCAGGTTACAGGCAAAAAAGCTGACAATATGCTTTATCGCCATTATACAGGTTATGTACGTGGTTTGCGCTCTTATTCATTCAATACTCTTATTGAAAAACATCCTACAGAACCTTTGAAGAGAACAATTTGGGGAATGCTTCCTCATAACCGCCTTGGACGCAAGATTATCGGAAATCTTAAGATTTACGAAGGTCCAGAGCATCCTCATGCAGCTCAGAATCCAAAACCTCTTGAAGTTTAA
- the sppA gene encoding signal peptide peptidase SppA — MKIKFSKDNYSKKGIAVFACTVALAAAIFIFNTANSALNKNKKSTISAVSNSETKIKDKLLGKKENKFPKNEYIAKLFIKGVISESNDSYNQEWILSTIENLQEDTNNRGIVLVINSPGGGVYQADEVFLALEKYKKKTERPVYAYFTSLAASGGYYVGCAADYIMANRNSLTGSIGVIAGQFTDLTGLMEKWGIKSTTIHSGRNKLMGNFNEPMTQEQQEIMQSIADECYEQFTDIVAESRGLSKEEVYKLADGRIYTASQAKEASLINSIGTLDELIETMQRKEFDFAEYETADFSYQKEDSIYRMIMGSAKEFKKASLGIPDAVMEVLEPQIEFPAYYYK; from the coding sequence ATGAAAATAAAATTTTCAAAAGATAATTATTCAAAAAAAGGGATTGCAGTTTTTGCCTGCACAGTCGCTCTTGCAGCCGCTATTTTTATCTTTAACACAGCAAATTCCGCCTTGAACAAAAATAAAAAAAGCACAATTTCCGCAGTTTCAAATTCAGAAACAAAAATCAAAGACAAGCTGCTTGGAAAAAAAGAAAACAAGTTTCCAAAGAACGAATACATCGCAAAGCTTTTTATAAAGGGCGTAATTTCAGAATCAAACGATTCATACAATCAGGAATGGATTTTGTCCACAATAGAAAATTTGCAGGAAGACACGAACAACCGCGGAATCGTCCTTGTAATAAATTCTCCAGGCGGCGGAGTTTATCAGGCAGACGAAGTTTTCCTTGCGCTTGAAAAATACAAAAAGAAAACCGAACGTCCGGTTTACGCATACTTCACTTCTCTTGCGGCGAGCGGCGGATATTACGTTGGATGTGCGGCTGACTACATAATGGCAAACAGAAATTCTCTAACCGGAAGCATCGGCGTTATAGCAGGGCAGTTTACAGATTTGACAGGACTCATGGAAAAATGGGGAATAAAGTCCACAACAATCCACTCAGGACGCAACAAGCTCATGGGAAATTTCAACGAACCTATGACACAGGAACAGCAGGAAATAATGCAGTCAATCGCAGATGAATGTTACGAGCAGTTTACGGATATTGTAGCAGAAAGCCGCGGACTTTCAAAAGAAGAAGTCTACAAACTTGCGGACGGAAGAATCTACACAGCCTCGCAGGCAAAAGAAGCATCCCTCATAAATTCAATAGGAACTTTAGACGAGCTTATTGAAACAATGCAACGAAAAGAATTCGACTTTGCAGAATACGAAACCGCGGATTTTTCTTATCAAAAAGAAGATAGCATTTACAGAATGATTATGGGAAGCGCAAAAGAATTCAAAAAAGCTTCATTGGGAATTCCTGATGCTGTAATGGAAGTTTTAGAGCCGCAAATTGAATTTCCGGCATATTATTACAAGTAG
- a CDS encoding ABC transporter permease has protein sequence MKSKQENKEHKSFQLRLASKAYGAKYKKANPGPAYAWPMGAWFSLFFIVPLIIIVCYSFLKRDVYGGVTREFSLKAYEQMLSPAYGLIFLRTLWITIIATAVTILISLPCGYAMARSKHQTLLLILVIVPFLTNSLIRIFAWITILGDNGLFNQLLSNLHDIICKVTGSTKEFLPHKFMFTREAVILVSIYMYLPYAILPVFTAVDRFDFTLLEAARDLGATKMQSMFKVLIPGIKSGILSAIIFTFIPIFGTYTVPQLVGGKDSYMLGNIIVDQVQKVRNWPLASAFSLVITVISMAGVLLMLSTGKKEADMNKKLNKEDTTSSIAESISKASLKGSK, from the coding sequence ATGAAAAGCAAGCAGGAAAATAAAGAGCATAAAAGCTTTCAGCTCAGGCTGGCTTCAAAAGCTTATGGCGCAAAATACAAGAAGGCAAATCCCGGTCCTGCTTATGCCTGGCCAATGGGAGCTTGGTTTTCACTTTTCTTTATTGTGCCTCTGATTATAATTGTGTGCTACTCGTTTTTAAAGCGCGATGTTTACGGCGGAGTTACAAGGGAATTTTCACTTAAAGCCTACGAGCAGATGCTGAGTCCGGCTTACGGTCTTATATTTTTGCGCACACTTTGGATTACAATAATCGCCACAGCAGTTACAATTCTCATTTCACTTCCGTGCGGATATGCGATGGCAAGGAGCAAGCACCAGACTCTTCTTTTGATTCTTGTCATTGTTCCGTTTTTAACAAACAGCCTAATAAGAATTTTCGCCTGGATTACAATTCTTGGAGACAACGGACTTTTCAACCAGTTGCTTTCAAATTTACACGACATTATTTGCAAGGTAACTGGCTCAACAAAAGAATTTCTTCCGCATAAATTTATGTTTACGCGCGAGGCTGTTATTCTTGTAAGCATTTATATGTACTTGCCTTATGCGATTCTTCCAGTTTTTACGGCGGTAGACAGATTCGATTTTACACTGCTTGAAGCCGCACGGGATCTTGGCGCAACAAAAATGCAGTCCATGTTTAAAGTTCTGATTCCCGGAATCAAAAGCGGAATCTTGAGCGCGATAATTTTTACGTTTATTCCGATTTTTGGAACATACACAGTTCCGCAGCTTGTAGGCGGAAAAGACAGCTATATGCTCGGAAACATTATTGTTGACCAAGTTCAGAAAGTACGAAACTGGCCTCTGGCTTCTGCATTCAGCCTTGTAATTACAGTTATAAGCATGGCGGGCGTTCTGCTCATGCTTTCAACAGGAAAAAAAGAAGCGGATATGAACAAAAAACTGAACAAAGAAGACACAACATCAAGCATTGCCGAAAGTATTTCCAAAGCCAGTCTCAAAGGAAGCAAATGA